The sequence GAACTCGCGGCACGTGCGCGGGCGCAGCTCGTACACCGCGCACGCATACGGCGCGGACGGCGCGAGGGCCGCGCAACGGCCGCCGGCCCGCGCGATGCGCAAGCGGCGGCCGCGGCGGTCGATGAGATCCGGCCGAGCGGTCACCAGCGGCTCGCGCGGCGACAGCTCCACCGCGTCGTACGCCTCGCGGCAGCAGGCTCCGCACGCGAGGCAGTCGAGCGCGCGCTCGAACCGCTCGCACGCGGGGTCGCCGGCGTCGACGCGCGCGCCGCGCGCCTGCCGGCAGCGATCGACGGCGCGGCCGCGGCCGCCGCGGTAGCGCCACGCGCAGTCCCCGCAGCGCGCGTTCAGCCACGGCGGGATCGGCGCGCCGGTGCGGTGCACGGGCCACGGGTCGTCCACCGTGGCAAACAGCGTGCCGGCCGCGCCGGCGTCCCGCGCCGCGCGCGCGATCCCGGCGGTGGCGGCCAGCGCCCGCCGCAAGTGCGGCGCCCACGGCGGGCGGTCGGCGCGCGCGAGCGCCCGCCGCGCGGCCACCGACGTCGGGTCGTCGGCCGGCGCCAGCG comes from Deltaproteobacteria bacterium and encodes:
- a CDS encoding YkgJ family cysteine cluster protein; this encodes MSRVPAAPYRDPLDHIWIEAARRIGLRVVRTDDAYAHTDGRGVLAIATARHLDPDDSLAQMIFHELCHSLVEGADAFARPDWGLDNETDRDLPRERACLRAQAALAAPLGLREFLAPTTDHRAMYDALPDDPLAPADDPTSVAARRALARADRPPWAPHLRRALAATAGIARAARDAGAAGTLFATVDDPWPVHRTGAPIPPWLNARCGDCAWRYRGGRGRAVDRCRQARGARVDAGDPACERFERALDCLACGACCREAYDAVELSPREPLVTARPDLIDRRGRRLRIARAGGRCAALAPSAPYACAVYELRPRTCREF